Part of the Notamacropus eugenii isolate mMacEug1 chromosome 5, mMacEug1.pri_v2, whole genome shotgun sequence genome is shown below.
CAAAAGgattctctccagtgtggattctctgatgtacagcaagattGCCCTTACCTGTGAAAGcttttccacagtgattacattcataaggtttctctccagtgtggattctaaCATGGGTAGCAAGACTCCCCCTCCttgtaaaagcctttccacactgattacattcataaggcttctctccagtgtggagcCTCTGATGGGCAGCAAGACTTCCGATGTCtgtgaaagcttttccacacggattacattcaaaaggtttctctccactgtggatcCTATGATGGACACAAAGATACTCCCTCCTTGTGAAAGCCTTTTCACACTgactacattcataaggcttctctccagtgtggattctcttatGTCTAGCAAGCTGGGAGCTagttctgaaagtctttccacagtgactacattcaaaaggtttctctccactgtggaatCTCTCATGTCTAGCAAGTTGGGAATTCATtctcaaagtctttccacattgattacattcatgagggttcttctctccagtatggattctcttaTGTCTAGCAAGCTGGGAGCTagttctgaaagtctttccacagtgactacattcaaaaggtttctctccattgTGGAATCTCTTATGTCGAGCAAGCTGGGAGCCcattctgaaagtctttccacattgattacattccgaagccttctctccagtgtggattttctTATGTCTAGCATGCTGGGATCttgttctgaaagcctttccacagtgattacatttaAATGGTTTCCCTCCACTGTGGATTCTTTGATGAGCAACAAGACAGGAGCttgttctgaaagcctttccacagtgattacatttaaaaggtttctctccagtgtgaattctctgatgtacagcaagattGCTCCTgtctgtgaaagcctttccacattgattacattcaaaaggtttctctccagtgtggattctctgatgggcagCAAGACTGCCCCTATCTCTGAAAGCCTTTGCACagtgattacattcaaaaggattctttccagtgtggattttctgatgtacagcaagattGCCCCTGCctatgaaagcctttccacactgattacattcataaggtttttctccagtgtggattctgtGATGGATACAAAGACGATCCCTccttgtgaaagcctttccacattgattacattcataaggtttctctccagtgtggattctctgatgttcagcaaGACTGCCCCTGCctatgaaagcctttccacattgattacattcaaaaggtttctctccactgtggattctATGATGGACACAAAGATACTCCCTCCTTGTAAAAGCCTtttcacactgattacattcataaggcttctctccagtatggattctcttaTGTCTAGCAAGCTGGGAGCttgttctgaaagcctttccacagtgatGACATTCAAAagttttctctccactgtggactCTTTGATGGGCACCAAGTTTGCTCCTGCTAGTGCCACTCCGAACACAGTCATTCCCTGAAGTCATATTCTTACAGTGATTTAGGATACAAGACTGTCTGAATCTCTTTCCAATTTCATCAAATTCACAGTCACTCTTGGGACTTTTATCTAACTTGATATGAGTGTCATGGATTTCTCCCAATTTGAAGTCCCAGGGACCATCCCTCATGAATCTGTGCAGAACATCTTTTTCCAGAAAACTTCCAAGATTTTTGgtcacctcattttcttcaaaccTGTTCTCTAAatctgaagaaaacaaacaatcaaacatatatacaccaaaagatatacacatataagcatatgCAATAGCAATGGTTAGTGGAGATTTATGGGGCTCATAACCTTGGCACTACCAGCTGAAACACAACTTGTGTACTCTGATAACAAACATGTGCATTTAAGAGACTGTATCAGCATAAGGAGGAGACAGGCCGGCTGTGAGATTGACAAAGCAGTTGTACAACACAGCGTGCTGGATACATCAGACTTATTTACTCCAAGCTAACCACTCACATTCAACAAATGCAACAGCCACAATTCAACATGGATACCAGACTTAATATCAACATATTAGAGTCATTTTCCATGGGTAGAACATTTtagtttctgtctttgttttggtAGAtggactcccaggtattttatattgtccagAATTTGGGGCAATTTCTGTTCTTCCTTTGAGGAGATTCTTGGAGAGCCAAGGATTTCTTGtcctactctgccaccttgccTGAATCCCCTTCCACTCTTTTTGGCATGATATTTTCAGTGAAGTTGTTAGAAATCATCACAGAGGAGGAATATGGCATTTAGGTCTGACACCTAAGaagtggtaaattatttaacttgaaaaggtgaCAAGCCAAGACCAATGGAGGGTTGGTACACACAAAAGAGTGTGCACTCAGTgaagcttctgaagctgagatgcaccaGAACATGCATCCATTCTTTGCCACTTGTGAAAATTTAGGCCTGACAAGTaacattaagaaaagaaaggaaatggtccTTACCCAGAGACAGCAggttctggacattctccagcatgacctcaTTGTACAGCTCTTTCTGAGAATGGTCCAAGAGGCCCCACTCCTCCTTAGTGAAATCCACAACCACATCCTTCAATGTCACCAACTCCTAAACCatcaaaagtcacatgatttagagctcaaagagaCTCCAGAATTCCTCCAGTCCAACTCTCATCCCTTTCAAAGCGGGAAGTGAAGTCCAGAGAAAGGATTTCCGTAACACTCATACAACTTTTACAAGCATCAAAAGTCAACACTTAAAATCAGTTATTAAGACCACAATGGAATATGgtgaaaagcattttacatttgaaatgAGAATCATAATGGAATAATCAAAGCAAGTAAAATGCTTTCCTAGACAATGCTTCTCCTGATGGGATTAGGAACAAGATATGTGCTCTATTAGTGATGCACAAGAATCTGTATGGGAGACAGTGGGAACATGTGTAACTCCACCTCTGTCCTAAGTGACATATGAAGAATATTCTTATGAAGAGCTTGTGAGAAGTTGGTTAGGACTGTGGATtctgggaggaaaaaaacaacGAGGTGACAGTGATCTCTCAGGAATGaacaaagaaattatcaagtcaAATTGGGAAAAGTCTGTAATAAAgtatgaagaagagaaaagtatgaaaagaattCTAAAGGGAGATTACTCACAATATGGCCTCACCTGAGTGGTATGAGACTGTTTCCAGCCAAGTGATGAAGAATTCTCTACTCTTATACCGAGGGGTTGAGATGACCCTGGGTATGATGAGTCATACTTAAGATCTTCTCTCTTTGCTTTATGATTGCTCTCAAGTGTTCATGGAAtaaatacattcattcattttaacatttaattaCAGAGAAATAAGA
Proteins encoded:
- the LOC140508282 gene encoding LOW QUALITY PROTEIN: uncharacterized protein (The sequence of the model RefSeq protein was modified relative to this genomic sequence to represent the inferred CDS: inserted 2 bases in 1 codon; substituted 1 base at 1 genomic stop codon) translates to MLGRWRRRSYSLKLCRIPSAPEIKEQVRADPEPGPGHLAEDHSLFLGQRPRRMISVAQKPSSQLKAIIKQREKMFKYDSSYQGSSQPFNIRLENSSFGWSQRHTTQQLVTFKDVVVNFTKEEWGLLDHSQKELYKEVMLENVQNLLSLGHLAEDHSLFLGQRPRRMISVPQKPSSQELVTLKDVVVDFTKEEWGLLDHSQKELYNEVMLENVQNLLSLDLENRFEENEVTKNLGSFLEKDVLHRFMRDGPWDFKLGEIHDTHIKLDKSPKSDCEFDEIGKRFRQSCILNHCKNMTSGNDCVRSGTSRSKLGAHQRVHSGEKTFECHHCGKAFRTSSQLARHKRIHTGEKPYECNQCEKAFTRREYLCVHHRIHSGEKPFECNQCGKAFIGRGSLAEHQRIHTGEKPYECNQCGKAFTRRDRLCIHHRIHTGEKPYECNQCGKAFIGRGNLAVHQKIHTGKNPFECNHCAKAFRDRGSLAAHQRIHTGEKPFECNQCGKAFTDRSNLAVHQRIHTGEKPFKCNHCGKAFRTSSCLVAHQRIHSGGKPFKCNHCGKAFRTRSQHARHKKIHTGEKASECNQCGKTFRMGSQLARHKRFHNGEKPFECSHCGKTFRTSSQLARHKRIHTGEKNPHECNQCGKTLRMNSQLARHERFHSGEKPFECSHCGKTFRTSSQLARHKRIHTGEKPYECSQCEKAFTRREYLCVHHRIHSGEKPFECNPCGKAFTDIGSLAAHQRLHTGEKPYECNQCGKAFTRRGSLATHVRIHTGEKPYECNHCGKAFTGKGNLAVHQRIHTGENPFACNHCAKAFRDRGSLAVHQRIHTGEKPFECNQCGKAFTDRSNLAVHQRIHTGEKPFKCNQCGKAFRTSSCLFAHQRIHNGGKPFKCNHCGKAFRTSSYLVVHQKIHTGEKPFECNHCGKTFRTSPHLVAHERIHSEEKPFQCNQCGKTFRTRSQLGEHQRTHTGEKPYECNQCGKAFTTRSKLGAHQRIHTGEKPYGCNHCGKAFRERSSLAAHQRIHTGEKPYECHQCEKTFSGSSSLALHRRIHTGEKPFECHQCGRAFRERSVLAAHLRIHTGEKPYEGNHCGKAFTDRGGFAAHQRTLTGEKSXECNQCGKAFLRKSSLVVHQRIHSGEKPFECHQCGKTFRTRSSLLARERIHXGEKPHECNHFGKDFRDRDNLAFHQGIHTGQKPYDYNKCRQAFAMR